One Cyanobacteria bacterium GSL.Bin1 DNA segment encodes these proteins:
- a CDS encoding protein kinase translates to MSQCLNPDCLYRIPLLPLKPPKEQFCERCGSKLLLRERYRAIKPLSAGGFGKTFVAIDEDKPSRSYCVIKQFFPQAQDYFSLEKGSVLFEREAKQLDELGKHPQIPELLAYFTEGNYKYLIQEHISGIELKREQEKFGVFNETKLLQFLYEILLILKFIHARQVIHRDIKPENIIRRSRDQKLVLVDFGAVKDLKGGTIAPNCTIIGSSGYAAPEQWQGKATIASDLYSVGATCIYLLTGVQPSELFDHTQNQWTWQEKLGTNHISEGLSQILDQLLALPLSQRYRSVDEVLLDCQTLDPTFPDPLDAARLAMVPVAAPGSEEAIVDSTADENLKPFSFLNDDEGAFSSFDDTEGSEIETSFSGDLAEQEELSPKIGTIHPTLQKLLNSRKILNPTLKRLVAKRELEYIQVEIQVNSAFKIIEHSDQAKRFATVPELIQVGLDARQGFPELVGLEKIAMEIMQGQRRSLQLKEISREQSSWKTIYFDLYFTCDPGESLSNNRLIILIIEATEWLEEAEKLNVFPAQLPTNHL, encoded by the coding sequence GTGAGTCAGTGTCTTAATCCGGATTGTCTCTATCGAATTCCTCTCTTGCCTCTGAAGCCTCCCAAAGAGCAGTTTTGTGAACGTTGTGGCAGTAAACTTTTGCTACGAGAACGCTATCGAGCCATTAAGCCCCTCAGTGCTGGGGGATTTGGTAAAACATTTGTGGCAATTGATGAAGATAAGCCATCGCGGTCTTATTGTGTGATTAAGCAGTTTTTTCCTCAAGCACAAGATTATTTTTCTTTGGAGAAGGGATCGGTACTCTTTGAACGGGAAGCAAAGCAGCTCGATGAATTGGGAAAGCACCCACAAATTCCAGAATTATTAGCCTACTTTACAGAAGGAAATTATAAATACTTAATCCAAGAACATATTAGTGGTATTGAGCTAAAAAGAGAGCAAGAAAAATTTGGTGTTTTTAACGAGACAAAACTACTGCAGTTTCTTTATGAAATTTTATTAATCTTAAAATTTATTCACGCTAGGCAGGTGATTCATCGTGATATTAAACCGGAAAATATTATTCGGCGATCGCGCGATCAGAAGCTGGTCTTAGTCGATTTTGGAGCGGTTAAAGACCTAAAAGGTGGGACAATTGCTCCTAACTGTACGATCATTGGTTCGAGTGGCTACGCGGCACCGGAGCAATGGCAAGGAAAAGCGACTATCGCCAGCGATCTCTATAGTGTTGGTGCAACCTGCATTTATTTGCTAACCGGTGTGCAACCCAGCGAGCTTTTCGATCACACCCAGAATCAGTGGACTTGGCAGGAAAAATTAGGCACCAACCACATTAGTGAAGGGTTAAGTCAAATTCTCGATCAACTACTTGCACTTCCCCTTTCACAACGTTATCGTTCTGTTGACGAAGTGTTGTTAGATTGCCAGACTCTGGACCCCACTTTTCCTGATCCGTTAGACGCTGCTCGCTTAGCGATGGTGCCAGTGGCAGCCCCTGGTTCAGAGGAAGCAATTGTAGATTCTACTGCGGATGAGAACTTGAAACCATTCTCTTTCTTAAATGATGATGAGGGCGCGTTTTCCTCGTTTGATGACACCGAAGGAAGTGAAATTGAAACTAGTTTTTCTGGTGATTTGGCTGAACAAGAGGAACTCTCTCCCAAAATTGGTACGATTCACCCCACTTTGCAAAAACTCTTAAATAGCCGTAAAATTCTTAATCCCACTTTAAAAAGACTGGTTGCTAAGCGCGAGCTTGAGTATATTCAAGTTGAAATTCAAGTCAATAGTGCTTTCAAAATTATTGAGCATTCTGATCAGGCAAAACGCTTCGCCACTGTACCTGAATTAATTCAAGTTGGGTTAGATGCCCGTCAAGGTTTTCCCGAATTAGTGGGTTTGGAAAAAATTGCGATGGAAATTATGCAAGGTCAAAGACGAAGTTTGCAATTAAAAGAGATTTCCAGAGAGCAATCCTCCTGGAAAACGATCTATTTTGACCTCTATTTTACCTGCGATCCCGGCGAGTCTCTAAGCAACAATCGCTTAATCATTTTGATTATTGAAGCAACCGAATGGCTTGAGGAAGCCGAGAAATTAAATGTCTTCCCAGCTCAATTGCCAACGAATCATTTATGA
- a CDS encoding carbohydrate kinase — protein MFDLGIDFGTSGARCVVIDEHKIIQEQQEYAFTNSDEWVGQWHNALFCLCNQIPLSMRRSIRCISINGTSSTVLLCDRAGTPITTPFLYNDRTPDSILQILQTLAPGDHVVQSASSSLAKFLYWQEQGKVAPGHFFLHQADWLGFLLHGKLGISDYHNALKLGYDVENLCYPQWLTHLLNFESLPQVLAPGTPVATVTAAIAQKFGFPADCQVGTGTTDSIAAFIASGARTPGEAVTSLGSTLVLKLLSETPVQAAEYGVYSHRFGDLWLTGGASNTGGAVLKQFFSDQQLRQLSDQIDPTQPTHLDYYPLVKPGERFPINNPNLSPQLMPRPESDVKFLQGLLESIARIEGQGYEKLQALGATPLHRVYTAGGGAKNQVWQTIRERYLQVPVQPSPQMDAAYGTALLAQGRSSF, from the coding sequence ATGTTTGACTTGGGAATTGATTTTGGCACCTCGGGAGCCAGATGTGTTGTTATTGATGAACATAAGATCATTCAAGAGCAGCAGGAGTATGCTTTTACCAATTCCGATGAGTGGGTCGGACAGTGGCACAATGCGCTGTTTTGTCTTTGCAATCAAATTCCCCTTTCGATGAGGCGCTCGATTCGGTGTATCAGTATTAATGGTACCTCTAGTACTGTTTTGCTCTGCGATCGCGCAGGCACTCCAATCACGACTCCGTTTCTCTACAATGACCGCACTCCGGATTCTATTCTCCAAATTTTGCAAACTCTTGCGCCAGGGGATCATGTGGTACAAAGTGCTTCCTCTAGCTTAGCGAAATTTTTGTATTGGCAGGAGCAAGGGAAGGTTGCCCCAGGACACTTTTTTCTCCACCAAGCAGACTGGTTAGGGTTTCTCCTTCATGGCAAACTCGGTATTAGCGACTATCACAATGCGCTGAAGCTTGGCTATGATGTGGAAAACCTCTGCTATCCTCAATGGCTCACTCATTTACTGAATTTTGAAAGTTTACCGCAAGTGTTAGCGCCAGGAACCCCAGTCGCAACCGTTACGGCTGCGATTGCCCAAAAATTCGGGTTTCCGGCTGATTGTCAAGTTGGTACGGGAACCACCGATAGTATTGCTGCCTTTATTGCCAGTGGGGCGAGGACACCGGGAGAAGCCGTCACTTCCCTGGGTTCAACACTAGTGTTGAAGTTACTGAGTGAGACGCCGGTTCAAGCCGCCGAGTATGGGGTTTATAGTCATCGCTTTGGCGATTTATGGTTAACCGGTGGGGCATCGAATACTGGGGGGGCAGTGTTAAAGCAGTTTTTCAGCGATCAGCAGTTAAGACAGCTTTCGGATCAAATCGATCCGACACAACCGACTCACTTAGACTATTATCCGCTTGTCAAACCGGGAGAGCGCTTTCCGATTAATAATCCCAATTTATCTCCGCAACTGATGCCTCGTCCGGAGAGTGATGTCAAGTTTTTGCAAGGATTATTAGAAAGTATTGCTCGCATTGAAGGCCAAGGCTATGAAAAATTACAAGCATTGGGGGCAACTCCATTACATCGGGTTTATACGGCAGGTGGGGGGGCAAAAAATCAGGTGTGGCAAACGATTCGAGAACGATACTTGCAAGTACCGGTGCAGCCTTCACCCCAAATGGATGCTGCTTATGGAACAGCCTTGCTAGCCCAAGGACGTTCCTCATTTTGA